From Cucumis melo cultivar AY chromosome 1, USDA_Cmelo_AY_1.0, whole genome shotgun sequence, a single genomic window includes:
- the LOC127148514 gene encoding magnesium transporter MRS2-I-like: MSSLVILHIALKKKHSRISVTCFGRIPRIATDFTIFSFLLYQTLRKKVFSQHFFPFFLSQSHHFLPSLLGSTFLGSTPGSELSVEERNLLSVAYKNVIGSLRAAWRIVSSIEQKEESRKNEEHVVLVKDYRSKVESELSDVCASILQLLDSNLIPSASASESKVFYLKMKGDYHRYLAEFKVGDERKTAAEDTMLAYRAAQVACLKNDFLGHLDVFNPFLRYTEAICSFLAARTTELETAAYPALDELTAKISSRNLDRVRKLKSAMTRLTARVQKVRDELEQLLDDDDDMADLYLSRKMSSSSPVSGSGPANWFPASPTIGSKISRASRASVATVRGDEDDIEELEMLLEAYFMQIDGTLNKLTTLREYIDDTEDYINIQFLNFAGSLDLQLELFLSSGTVCLSIYSLVSAIFGMNIPYTWNDDHGYMFKWVVIVAGFASTVLFITIIYYAR, translated from the exons ATGTCATCCCTTGTTATCTTACATATAGCATTAAAGAAGAAGCATAGTCGAATAAGTGTTACATGTTTTGGTAGAATACCACGAATTGCCACAG aCTTTACtattttctcctttcttctctaccaaaccctacgaaagaaggttttctctcaacatttcttccctttcttcctttctcaatctcatcactttctcccCTCTCTTCTTGGTTCAACATTTCTTGGTTCAACACCTGGCTCTGAGCTTTCTGTTGAGGAGCGAAATCTTCTCTCTGTCGCTTACAAGAACGTGATTGGCTCACTTCGAGCTGCTTGGCGGATTGTTTCTTCCATCGAGCAAAAGGAAGAGAGTCGTAAGAATGAAGAGCATGTTGTTCTTGTTAAGGATTATAGATCAAAGGTTGAGTCTGAGCTTTCCGATGTCTGCGCGAGTATTTTGCAGCTTTTGGACTCGAATCTTATTCCATCTGCCTCTGCTAGTGAGTCTAAGGTCTTCTACTTGAAGATGAAAGGGGATTACCATAGGTATTTGGCGGAGTTTAAGGTTGGAGATGAGAGAAAAACTGCTGCTGAGGATACTATGCTGGCTTATAGGGCTGCTCAG GTTGCTTGCCTGAAAAACGACTTTTTGGGGCATTTGGATGTTTTTAATCCTTTTCTTCG ATATACGGAAGCTATATGTAGTTTTCTTGCTGCACGGACAACTGAACTGGAGACTGCTGCTTATCCTGCCTTGGATGAGCTTACTGCCAAG ATTAGTTCCCGCAACTTGGACAGAGTTCGTAAGTTGAAGAGTGCAATGACCAGGTTGACTGCGAGGGTTCAAAAG GTAAGAGATGAGCTCGAACAATTACTGGACGACGACGATGATATGGCAGACCTTTACTTGTCAAGAAAGATGAGCTCATCTTCTCCTGTAAGTGGTTCTGGTCCTGCCAATTGGTTTCCCGCCTCTCCTACCATTGGTTCAAAGATCTCGAGAGCAAGCAGAGCAAGTGTTGCAACTGTACGTGGGGACGAGGATGACATCGAGGAACTTGAAATGCTGCTGGAG GCTTACTTTATGCAAATTGATGGTACATTGAACAAATTAACTACA CTGCGAGAATATATTGATGACACAGAAGATTATATTAATATCCAG TTCTTAAATTTTGCTGGCTCTCTTGATCTGCAGTTGGAGCTCTTTTTAAGTTCTGGTACTGTTTGTTTGTCTATCTATTCTTTGGTGAGTGCAATATTCGGCATGAACATTCCTTACACTTGGAATGACGATCATGGATACATGTTTAAATGG GTTGTCATTGTTGCTGGATTTGCTTCCACGGTGTTGTTCATCACAATTATTTACTATGCTCGCTAA
- the LOC103492609 gene encoding palmitoyl-monogalactosyldiacylglycerol delta-7 desaturase, chloroplastic-like: MDNEVSKEKPKEIILMKSPPKLFRRKKWTKFDRNFAFYFLTFHLLCILAPFCFSWTRLLLALGLSCLSGMGISVSYHRNLAHRSFKLPKWFEYSLAYIAAHAIQGDPIDWVSTHRCHHRFVDSERDPHSPIYGFWFSQMTWLFDSYNLTRKVCPNYFNNYQKAERNIFMLYMKHGYPDNVPDLEKQWFYRFIHKTYWLHPLALSLLLYAIGGLPFIIWGMCVRFVYSVHVTSMVNSVCHMWGNQPWNTGDLSKNNWMVALLTFGEGWHNNHHAFEYSARHGLEWWQIDYGWYFIRFLEVIGLATNVKFPSEKQKLAALNKSKPTFLKPTIN; the protein is encoded by the exons ATGGATAATGAAGTATCCAAAGAAAAGCCAAAGGAGATCATTTTGATGAAATCTCCTCCGAAGCTCTTTAGGAGAAAAAAATGGACAAAGTTTGATAGAAATTTTGCCTTTTACTTTCTCACTTTCCATCTTCTCTGTATTTTGGCACCCTTCTGTTTTAGTTGGACCCGTTTGTTGCTTGCCTTGGGGTTATCTTGTTTATCAGGTATGGGAATAAGTGTCTCGTACCATCGAAATCTTGCACATCGAAGCTTCAAACTTCCAAAATGGTTCGAGTATTCTCTTGCTTATATTGCTGCTCATGCAATTCAG GGTGATCCAATTGATTGGGTGAGCACCCATAGATGCCACCATCGGTTCGTTGATTCAGAACGAGATCCACATAGTCCTATTTATGGATTTTGGTTTAGTCAAATGACATGGCTTTTCGATTCGTATAACTTGACGAGAAAAGTTTGTCCAAACTATTTTAATAATTATCAAAAGGCAGAGAGAAACATCTTCATGCTTTACATGAAACATGGATACCCAGACAACGTGCCAGATTTGGAGAAACAATGGTTCTATAGATTTATACATAAAACATATTGGCTTCATCCACTTGCTCTTTCACTCTTGCTCTATGCCATTGGAGGACTTCCTTTCATCATTTGGGGAATG tgcGTGAGGTTCGTATACAGCGTGCATGTCACATCTATGGTCAATTCAGTATGTCATATGTGGGGAAACCAACCATGGAACACCGGTGATTTATCCAAAAACAATTG gaTGGTAGCTTTATTAACTTTTGGAGAAGGATGGCACAATAACCACCATGCTTTCGAGTATTCAGCAAGACATGGCCTTGAGTGGTGGCAAATTGATTATGGTTGGTATTTTATTAGGTTTCTTGAGGTCATCGGATTAGCAACCAATGTGAAATTTCCTTCTGAAAAGCAAAAATTGGCTGCTTTAAACAAATCAAAACCCACCTTTCTTAAGCCTACCATTAATTGA